From Erigeron canadensis isolate Cc75 chromosome 8, C_canadensis_v1, whole genome shotgun sequence, one genomic window encodes:
- the LOC122610173 gene encoding uncharacterized protein LOC122610173, whose translation MSSSSSSSSFDSFGSDDYDDVVESAVVAAVTLAIRVTQEEEEEEEEERPRFRRRVVLVRHRAEVQENLMRDYFVDQPTYTPRQFRRRFRMHKRLFLKIVGDMEGEYRYFQQRVNTAGKLGFTALQKCTAAIRQLAYSVASDLLDELMVLECTTYVLIIRDKKLRRLAG comes from the exons ATGTCCTCttcgtcatcatcatcgtctTTTGATTCGTTCGGTTccgatgattatgatgatgtcGTTGAAAGTGCGGTTGTTGCGGCCGTTACTTTGGCCATTCGGGTCACgcaagaggaggaggaggaagaagaagaagagagaccGCGTTTTAGAAGAAGGGTGGTTCTTGTACGTCATCGGGCAGAGGTGCAAGAGAACTTGATGCGAGACTACTTCGTGGATCAACCGACTTACACCCCGAGACAATTTAGACGACGGTTTAGAATGCATAAGcgtttatttttaaagattgtAGGCGACATGGAAGGGGAGTATAGATATTTTCAACAACGAGTGAACACCGCAGGAAAGTTAGGTTTTACCGCACTTCAAAAGTGTACAGCCGCAATTCGACAACTAGCATACAGCGTGGCGAGCGATTTGCTAGACGAGTTGATGGTCCTCGAATGCactacttatgttttaattatacGCGACAAGAAA ctgaggagacttgctggATGA
- the LOC122610172 gene encoding uncharacterized protein LOC122610172 produces the protein MDTYRKFKDTNNNNILHLAGKLTPPHILGRSTGAALQLQRELQWFQEVKKLMLPDQLVQVNRDSLTPAMVFTNEHRDLLKEGEEWMKTTSQTFSIVAALIVTIVFAAAITVPGGNNQKSGMPLFKKKTLFDIFAVSNAISLFSGISALLVFLSILTTRFAEMDFLKSLPRRLILGLLALFLSTASMVLTFSAILFLVFYDQRHWMLAILGLSCVPIAVIVTLQFPLLVDLCKSTSIPIFGKQEYIASGKFISKHPTSYLSETRTTRPPDSAN, from the exons ATGGATACATACAGAAAATTTAAGGATaccaataataacaatatctTACACTTGGCCGGAAAATTGACACCTCCACATATACTTGGTCGTTCTACAGGTGCAGCATTGCAACTACAACGAGAGCTTCAATGGTTTCAG GAAGTGAAGAAGCTCATGCTACCGGATCAACTTGTACAGGTGAACAGAGATTCGTTGACACCAGCTATGGTGTTTACAAACGAGCACAGAGATTTGTTGAAAGAAGGGGAAGAATGGATGAAAACAACTTCACAAACATTTAGCATAGTTGCTGCATTAATTGTAACAATCGTATTTGCAGCAGCTATTACTGTACCTGGGGGGAACAATCAGAAGTCGGGCATGCCtttgtttaagaaaaaaactCTTTTCGATATCTTTGCAGTATCCAATGCAATATCACTATTTTCAGGTATTAGCGCCCTGTTAGTGTTCTTATCAATCCTCACTACACGTTTCGCTGAAATGGATTTCCTCAAGAGTTTACCAAGGCGGTTAATCCTTGGTCTTTTGGCGTTATTCCTCTCTACAGCTTCAATGGTGTTAACGTTTAGCGCAATCTTGTTCCTAGTCTTTTATGATCAAAGACATTGGATGCTGGCAATTTTGGGGTTATCTTGTGTGCCAATTGCAGTAATTGTTACTCTGCAATTTCCTCTCCTGGTTGATTTGTGCAAATCAACATCCATCCCCATTTTTGGTAAGCAAGAATACATAGCAAGTggtaaatttatttcaaaacacCCTACATCCTACCTTTCGGAAACACGTACCACTAGGCCTCCAGATTCAGCTAACTAA
- the LOC122578730 gene encoding uncharacterized protein LOC122578730 → MAIDLYSENSNTRNNITMSPRISFSHDLSQSDTIPVEQLLRTLSSSSSNIDFNFCVQQNIDHHQHADELFSNGKIVPTNVKQQKRASQIPLPPQVNQNPPHEEQHNSSKSFWGFKRSSSCGNGYAGSLCPIPLLSRSNSTGSSTSTSTKRSSSSSKEGFTQKHHHNHSNYQKPPLIRKSSYSYGNNGNTSNGVRVNPVLNLGFGSLFSSSKKK, encoded by the coding sequence ATGGCGATCGACCTCTACTCTGAAAATTCCAATACTCGCAATAACATAACAATGAGTCCTCGCATTTCATTCTCTCATGATCTCTCTCAATCCGACACAATACCCGTTGAACAACTTCTTCGTACACTTTCATCATCCTCTTCAAATATCGACTTCAATTTTTGTGTCCAACAAAATATTGATCATCATCAACATGCCGACGAGCTCTTCTCGAATGGCAAAATTGTTCCAACGAATGTCAAACAACAAAAACGGGCTAGTCAAATTCCACTACCACCACAagtgaatcaaaatccacctcATGAGGAACAACATAATTCGTCAAAGTCGTTTTGGGGTTTCAAAAGAAGTAGTAGTTGTGGTAATGGCTATGCAGGAAGTTTATGTCCAATACCATTATTATCTCGTAGCAATTCGACAGGATCATCTACTAGCACTAGCACGAAAAGATCATCATCAAGCTCTAAAGAAGGTTTTACtcaaaaacatcatcataatcattCTAATTATCAGAAACCTCCATTAATAAGGAAATCAAGTTATAGTTACGGGAATAATGGTAATACTAGTAACGGAGTTAGGGTCAACCCGGTTTTAAATTTGGGATTCGGGTCGCTCTTCTCTAGTAGCAAGAAGAAGTGA
- the LOC122610170 gene encoding uncharacterized protein LOC122610170, whose protein sequence is MLETTKSTADDASVIQHTEAEAPGSPTPLNFSLDERMEVEVGNVEDKGNVVEEDDDEEEESDLELGEFIADEFQLDSSNQTDETEASDMEVNEEAAAADENAAAINENVEAATADDNAAANPEETEVLTPSAKPVDSQIADDRLARVEHQLNDLTKAATLAVQLKNHEDDRLLRTYTNNIKKDQQAIRGFSRSLCKIGTAVRFSAKKASSSSESTAAEVKTVADLVSRLTTQVEDNTKAINTLETTVASFPPPQQAAPTATVEVVINDTTSKGEKVDAAVMALVSEAVNKAVNDIYEASADKVASEENTAAATDKQDELAIVAVS, encoded by the exons ttcGGTGatacaacacactgaagctgaggcacccggttcccctacccctctaAATTTCTCGTTGGATGAAAGGATGGAGGTTGAGGTTGGAAATGTAGAGGATAAAGGaaatgttgttgaagaagatgatgatgaggaggaggaAAGTGATCTTGAGTTGGGAGAGTTTATTGctgatgaattccagctggattcctccaaccAGACTGATGAAACGGAggcaagtgatatggaggttaatgaagaggctgctgctgctgatgaaaaTGCAGCAGCCATCAATGAAAATGTTGAAGCTGCTACTGCTGATGACAATGCAGCAGCTAATCCTGAAGAAACTGAGGTGCTAACTCCTTCTGCCAAACCTGTCGATTCTCAAATTGCTGATGACAGGCTGGCCAGAGTGGAACACCAattaaatgatctcaccaaggctgccacactCGCTGTTCAACTTAAAaatcatgaagatgacagattg CTGCGCACTTATACAAATAAtatcaaaaaggatcagcaggCCATTCGTGGGTTCTCACGATCGCTATGCAAAATTGGAACTGCTGTAAGGTTCTCAGCAAAGAAGGCATCCAGCAGCAGTGAATCTACTGCTGCTGAAGTAAAAACAGTTGCTGACCTGGTTTCTCGTCTTACCACCCAGGTTGAAGAcaacaccaaggctatcaatACCTTGGAAACTACAGTGGCCAGTTttcctcctcctcaa CAGGCAGCTCCAACAGCAACAGTGGAGGTAGTtattaatgatactacctccaagggggagaaagttgaTGCTGCCGTAATGGCACTTGTCAGTGAAGCTGTTAACAAAGctgtaaatgatatatatgaagctTCAGCTGACAAGGTTGCAAGTGAAGAAAACACTGCAGCGGCCACTGATAAACAAGATGAACTGGCAATAGTGGCCGTCAGTTAA